The window cctcagacacttctcagctgggtgaccctgggcaagtcacttaacccccatggcctacccttaccactcttctgtcttagaaccaatacacagtattgactccaagatggaaggaaagggttaaaaaaatctactCTAAGCCCCCAGTTAAGAAATTTCCTAATGCCCAGGCAGAGGTTTGGTTCTGTGCTTGACCTTGTATTTTAATCTATCTCTAGTTCATCTCGGGCCTCCTTGTGGTTGAGACAAGATTCAGTCTGTCGGAACTTTTTGGGTAAAGAAACAGCAGATGTTCTTACACTGTCTCTGGATTAGATGGATGAGCATTAGAAGAGGGGCTGGTAAATGTTGAACAAGCTACGCTCCTGGCCAAAAGATCTCGGCGATACACCGACTCTGCATCACTAACagtttttccatcactttcctaaatctagacaaccaacaaaacagTCAATGGAGCCCTGATTTGTGCTGATTGAACACTGGCTGTTTAACAAGCGGCTCTCCTGAGTCACTATCAGCTGGCTCCAGCACAGAAGGGCAGGAAGTTCCATAAGCCTGGGGCCTCTACTCTGAGACTCTTCtgtttctcccttctctgtcaTAGCTCGGTCCTCCTTTGACCACTTCTTTTTTTccaaccctcactttccatcttgggatctatactaagtatcggctccaaggcagaagagaggtaagggctaggcaatggggatgaagtgacttgcccagggtcacccagctgggaagtgtctgaggccagattggaacccagaacgtcccatctctaggcctggccctctccCTTTGCTTCTCAAAGGCGTGCTGGAAATGCTACGCCTGCCCTCACTTCTCAAAGCCACTCCCCATCTCTTCCTCTAGTTCGGAGATGATTCTTCCTCTCACGGGAACTACTTAGAGTGTGAGCTGGTCTCTCAGCAACGTTTTGGACTTTTCTGTATCTTTGCACACTAAGCTCTGATGCTTTAgttcaattgaataaaaaaagttCTCACCAGTGGTTTCAAGCCACCCTTCCATTTGTAACACTGTGTTTGGGTTCACCAGAGGAACTGGAAAAGGACTTTTAACAAATTCAAGACAGTCGAAGTGAGCATATGATTGTCATGGAGCTCAATCAAGAATCCATAGGAAAGCTCCTTCCTCTAGAAAAGTCAGAAGGGCTACAGGGCcctagtgggggcagctgggtggctcagtggatagagagccaggcctagagatgggaggtcctgggttcaaatgtggcctcagacacttcccagctgggtgaccctgggcaagtcacttacccctcattgcccacccttaccactcttctgtcttggaattgaaaCCCACCAGATACTTAGTAgcattctaagatgaaagtaagggcttaaaaaaggtGCCGTCGGGCTGACAGTGAATGAACTGATCTGGAAAGCAGAACAGGGGCTTTGTTTCCCCAAGAGCAGGAAAATAGAATTTGTGGCTTTTGCTTCAAAAGAGCCCACCACAGTCTTCATTTTGGCATCTGCtctgggggagaggaggaaaggaatcaGAGTTTATGAAATACcgactctgtgccaggcactgttctaagtactttacatatagCCTCTCATCGAAGTTTCACAACAACTTGtcagataagaaaaccaagtcagacagaggtgaagtgacttgcccaggatcacctggCTAGCAAGTAACTGAGcctctgaactcgggtctttctgattccatccGCTCACTGCATCGTCAGTGGGAATCGACAACTATCCCCTTAAAAGGGGGGgacagaaaaaagggaaggaagaccCGGAGTTGCAAACAAAATTACCCAGGAAGGGCAAGACATTTCGACATCGTCACGATAAGAGGAAAAGAGCAAAATGGATTCATCTCTATGACTAGAGAGCCAGAATCTCCAGGTGAAGAAATGCTTCCTTCCACGTACGAGGTGCCTCATTTCCTGAGGGAAAATCCTTTTCACCTCTAAGCAGAGCACACACTTGAACACAAGGAATTCATGGAGAATTCCAGAGGCAAAAGGTCAACGGAGAAGACGGAGGCGAGACTAGAAAGTACTGTCccagagaaaaggaaactttCAGAAACCGTCTGGGAAAGAGACTGTCTCTGAAGAGATCACTCCTCCCCAGAAGGTTGAGAGCACATTttagatttctatttctttaaaaactcaTCCCTTCTGTCTTCGTATCAATTCtagccagggctaggcaattggggtaaagtgacttgcccagggtcacacagctaggaaagtatcccgaggccacatttgaacctgatGGCCTTACTCggggtctggtgctctatcctctgggCTGCCTAGATGTCCAGTTTCTAAGTAGTTTCAGGATTCATTCCAGAGATACTGATGCGCTTGTAGGCATGGAGAAATAGGGGAAATCATTTAGCACATTTTGTCACTCGACCATCtgaaatttctttttatgtcGGTTTTGATGAAAATGATTTGGGGAATCGTTTTTATTCCTGACTCGGTTGATGGGCCACTTTTGTTCCCGAGATGATCATTAGTGAGGTCATTGGGTGCCGAGGTGCTTAGAGTGGGGGATCTCTAGCTAGGAAAGCGGAATTCAAGGCCTGGGCCCCTGACTAGCCATgcagccttgggcaaatcatttaaaaagtttccccatctggaaaataaggataacaaGAGCTccgacccccccccccacctcccaagGCTGCtggaaggataaaatgagatagcattGGCAGGCCCTTCGCAAACCTTCCAGCACTGACATTATCTGGACAAGCCGTCCCCAAGATCGTTGTGGGACTTTTCAGTTTCTATGAGTTCCCGAGATGTTACATTTCCTGCTGGTTCAGCCCCTTCGTCCCATTGTTAGCTGGGAGATGCTCGAGGAGGCCCACTGGATTTTTCAGTGGGAGAAGAGAAAGCCAGTGTGCATGCCCTGATTGATTTAGGAGTTCAAGCCCACCCAGCAGACACTGCTTCTAGGGCTGGGAAAGCGGGTTCTTCCCCGGTCTTCAGGGTTCCAGCATCTTAAATATTCTAACCTATCTACCCCTACTTGGCTTTGGGGAGGAGTGCTCCAGACCCTATGCAAGTCAGGAACCCCGTGGCAGTACGAAAACAGCCAAGTTCACTGGGAGGGAATGCTGGGCCACACGGCCCCATCTATACAGCAAGCAGATGCTAAATATGCTGATTGCCAGAAACTTCAATCACGCTGCTGCAGCCTAGCCAGAAGATTTCCATCTCAAGGCTGCTAAATAGTACCCAGTGATTTTGGAAAAAGGGCCTGCCCAGCCTCAGGAAATGGCCTTCGGGAACCactgcccctccccctcccccagttgCCAGTgtctatctttctttgtatctatcaTGATTTCCACCCCCAGCCCTCTCCCTCGGCCCAACTTTGCGGGCACCATCACCAATCCCCCCCGCCTCCAAGTCACGGGGGCTCCCAGCTTTGGGGCCATTCCCAACTCGTTTGCACTTAGCACACACACctccaaaacctttttttttttttttaaaacagaaacaagTTTTAGTTTTTAATGAATTTGTAAACAAAAAAGCTcccatttcaaaataaaaacacaatcaCAGGTCATATAGATGTTTACAGTGATTACATTTACATAAACAACTTACATACAAGTTCAATTTTAAGGTGTTAACTTTctgtgacaattttttttaaacagcaagAATAGTATAGTTAATGCAGAGTTCTAGGGATAATCTAGTAGTCACTAAGTTTGTCTTAAATCTTCACTTTAGATGCTATATTTCTAGCACAGGAAGCAGGCAGTCTGAATCTTTGGTGGCTACCATGTCAGCTGGCTTGCACATAGAAGTCAACAATTTTAAGAATGTTTACAACTCTCAAACCTCGGGGAGGGCAAAATACTTGAAAAGTACATGATTGCGAGCATTTACACGGATTACAACTGTGGCTGGAAAATGTTCATGCTGTTCTTAGGAAAGGAGATCTCACTGCAGTGTAACTGAAAAGCAAAGGGAACAAAAACGGGTATATGCACAACTTTTCTCCATCACTCGTGTTAAGCACTTAGCTAATCTGTTTCCACTTAAGAATGCAAAAATGGACATGTCTCACTATGTCAGTTAATATTCATAACCACAGCAGCTACAACTCAGAAGGCAGCATCACCAATGTACCAGAGCCAGTTTAGGCTGAAATTAAGTTCTTGATATCAAGTGAATGGTTGTCCACAACCACTGGCAAGTGTACAGATGAACGAAAATGTCCAGATTGGGGGAGCAACAGAGTCCTATTTCAATCATCTGCTCTACTTCATATGTTCTCTTCATGCTCGGAAACCTGGGGGGTTCCGGGGGTCGGCTGACCCTCACCCGCTAACCCAGAGCCAGTCCTTTAGGTCACTTTCTGCTTTAACATTGTCCAGTCGAACGTGTAGTCGTACTGGTGGTTCAGAGTTCTGAAAAGAATGCGAAACAGCTGCCTCAGGTACATGTAATCGGGAGCCTCTTCAAAGCGAAGGCCACGGCAGTAGTTGAGATACATGGCGAATTCGGCCGGGAACCCCTGGCAGAGCACCTCCACGGGGGTGGACATCTTCTTCTCGCTGATCTTTTCATACTTCTGCTTCTTGGTGGCAGCCTTTAGGCCTTGCCAGGGCAGGCTGGTTCTGTTGAAATACATCAGCACGTAGCCCAGGGACTCCATGTCGTCTCGCCGGCTCTGCTCGATGCCCAGGTGGGCATTGATGCTGGCATAGCGGGCAGTGCCAGTGAGGTTCTTGTCTTCCCTGTAGGGAATGTGCTGCTTCGTTCGGTTGTCTCGGTACTTTTTGGCCAGTCCGAAGTCAATGAGGAACAGCTTGTTGCAGTGGCGCCCGATGCCCATCAGGAAGTTATCGGGCTTAATGTCCCTGTGGATGAAGTTCTTGG of the Gracilinanus agilis isolate LMUSP501 unplaced genomic scaffold, AgileGrace unplaced_scaffold15142, whole genome shotgun sequence genome contains:
- the LOC123254116 gene encoding casein kinase I-like; the protein is IVGGKYELLRKVGAGSFGDIYLAINITNGEEVAVKLESQKAKHPQLLYESKLYKVLQGGVGIPHMRWYGQEKDYNVLVMDLLGPSLEDLFNFCSRRFTMKTVLMLADQMISRIEYVHTKNFIHRDIKPDNFLMGIGRHCNKLFLIDFGLAKKYRDNRTKQHIPYREDKNLTGTARYASINAHLGIEQSRRDDMESLGYVLMYFNRTSLPWQGLKAATKKQKYEKISEKKMSTPVEVLCQGFPAEFAMYLNYCRGLRFEEAPDYMYLRQLFRILFRTLNHQYDYTFDWTMLKQKVT